A single window of Vibrio sp. HB236076 DNA harbors:
- a CDS encoding S1 RNA-binding domain-containing protein has protein sequence MVYVGQSNRLNVVSETSFGYFLDGESFGKVLLAKKHVSDELRIGESVDVFLYFNGESELVATCEKPLAEVGQWALMTVESTNSTGAFVNWGIKEKDLLIPFSEQRTRLKEGQSILVYVYLNQASGLLVGTTKFNKWLDKTPAQYAVNQQVELLVAEKSELGLKVIINQSHWGMLFSSDVFGKIFVGKQLKGYIKQIREDGKIDVSLQKVGVEKMDDLGLKILQLLDKKGGFLPLNDKSSPEAIFDVFRASKGTFKKSIGQLYKQQKITIKSDGIYLNKK, from the coding sequence ATGGTATATGTAGGTCAAAGTAACCGCCTAAACGTGGTATCTGAAACCAGTTTTGGGTATTTTCTCGATGGTGAATCATTCGGCAAAGTCTTATTGGCAAAAAAACACGTCAGTGATGAGTTGCGTATAGGCGAAAGCGTTGATGTTTTTTTGTATTTTAATGGAGAAAGCGAACTGGTCGCGACCTGTGAAAAACCTCTCGCAGAAGTGGGCCAGTGGGCATTGATGACAGTGGAAAGTACCAATTCTACTGGTGCCTTTGTCAATTGGGGGATCAAAGAAAAAGATTTGCTGATCCCGTTTAGTGAACAGCGCACTCGCCTTAAAGAAGGACAGTCTATTCTCGTTTATGTGTATCTGAATCAAGCGTCCGGTCTTTTGGTTGGCACGACCAAATTTAACAAGTGGTTAGATAAAACACCAGCCCAATACGCAGTCAATCAACAGGTTGAACTGCTGGTGGCTGAAAAAAGTGAACTGGGACTTAAGGTCATTATTAACCAATCTCATTGGGGCATGCTGTTTTCATCCGACGTGTTTGGCAAAATTTTTGTTGGTAAGCAGCTCAAAGGTTACATAAAGCAAATCCGAGAAGATGGCAAAATTGACGTGAGTTTACAAAAAGTTGGCGTTGAAAAAATGGATGATTTAGGGTTGAAAATCCTCCAACTTCTGGATAAAAAAGGCGGTTTTTTACCCTTGAATGATAAATCATCGCCAGAGGCCATTTTTGATGTATTTCGCGCAAGTAAAGGGACGTTCAAAAAATCAATTGGTCAGCTTTATAAACAACAAAAGATTACCATCAAAAGCGATGGCATTTACTTAAATAAAAAATAA
- a CDS encoding SDR family oxidoreductase, with product MNKIALITGSKGGIGSSITTSLVEKGYRVIATYFTGAYECAREWFDSNQFTEQQVRLLELDVTDTEQCQQRLTEILTEEGSIDVVVNNAGITRDGQFKKMSSENWHDVINTNLNSIFNVTQPLFAAMCEKGFGRVINISSVNGIKGQFGQTNYSAAKAGMIGFTKALAAEGARFGVTVNAVAPGYTATPMVEEMKPEVLESIVNQVPMKRLAKTKEIANAVVYLASDDAAYITGETLSVNGGLHMH from the coding sequence ATGAATAAAATCGCTTTGATCACAGGGTCTAAAGGTGGTATCGGCTCATCAATTACGACGTCATTAGTTGAAAAAGGCTATCGAGTTATTGCCACTTATTTCACTGGCGCTTATGAATGTGCTCGAGAATGGTTTGATAGCAATCAATTCACAGAACAACAAGTTAGACTGTTAGAACTCGATGTGACAGACACGGAGCAATGTCAGCAACGTTTAACAGAAATTTTGACTGAAGAAGGCTCTATTGATGTTGTTGTTAACAATGCTGGCATCACAAGAGATGGGCAGTTTAAAAAAATGTCATCAGAAAACTGGCATGATGTCATTAACACAAATCTAAATAGCATATTTAATGTCACTCAGCCTTTGTTTGCCGCGATGTGCGAGAAAGGATTTGGCAGAGTAATCAATATTTCTTCTGTCAATGGCATTAAAGGTCAGTTTGGCCAAACCAATTATTCTGCAGCTAAAGCTGGCATGATTGGCTTTACTAAAGCCTTAGCAGCGGAAGGGGCCCGTTTTGGTGTCACGGTTAACGCCGTCGCTCCTGGGTATACTGCCACACCGATGGTGGAAGAGATGAAGCCAGAAGTACTGGAATCCATTGTAAACCAAGTTCCGATGAAACGCTTGGCAAAAACCAAAGAAATTGCCAATGCAGTTGTCTATCTCGCTAGTGATGATGCGGCTTATATTACGGGAGAAACACTGTCCGTCAATGGCGGCTTACACATGCACTAA
- a CDS encoding acetyl-CoA C-acetyltransferase encodes MEKVYIVSAKRSAIGAFGGSLKNVNCGQLGAQVIKSALESGNIQPQWVDEVIFGNVISAAQGMGVARQAAIYAGIPNTVPAYSVNMVCGSGMKSVMDAVSHIQSSQADLVVAGGVEVMSQIPFAMPSHLRDGQKMGAVSCEDLLIHDGLTDVFNQYHMGVTAENIAEKYKISRNEQDEYALNSQNKALAAIERGHFDNEIAPIEVKTRRDTHIFDQDEYPKANSDLEKLARLRPAFIKEGTVTAGNASGLNDGASVTILASASAVEKYQLTPMAEIVSVAQAGVDPSVMGLGPVPASALALQRAGLSLKDINLLELNEAFAAQALGVVKGLSLEHGESESDILKRTNCNGGAIALGHPLGASGNRILVTLLYQLKNKELDYGLASLCVGGGMGTAVIVKTC; translated from the coding sequence ATGGAAAAAGTGTATATTGTATCGGCAAAGCGTTCCGCAATAGGTGCTTTTGGTGGCAGTCTAAAAAATGTCAATTGTGGTCAATTGGGGGCGCAAGTCATAAAAAGTGCGTTAGAAAGTGGCAACATACAGCCTCAGTGGGTTGATGAAGTCATTTTCGGTAATGTTATTTCAGCAGCACAAGGTATGGGTGTTGCTCGCCAGGCAGCGATCTATGCTGGTATTCCCAACACCGTTCCTGCTTACAGCGTTAATATGGTTTGTGGCAGTGGTATGAAATCCGTTATGGATGCAGTGAGTCATATTCAGTCCTCACAAGCCGATCTTGTTGTGGCTGGTGGCGTGGAAGTCATGTCGCAAATCCCATTTGCGATGCCAAGCCATCTTCGTGATGGCCAAAAAATGGGGGCGGTTTCATGTGAAGATTTATTGATTCACGATGGGTTAACCGATGTCTTTAACCAATATCACATGGGAGTGACCGCTGAGAACATCGCTGAAAAATATAAAATTTCACGTAATGAACAAGATGAGTACGCGCTCAACAGTCAAAATAAAGCACTTGCTGCAATCGAGCGTGGTCACTTCGATAATGAGATCGCCCCTATTGAGGTGAAAACGCGCAGAGACACTCATATCTTCGACCAAGATGAATACCCTAAAGCTAATTCAGATTTAGAAAAGCTAGCTCGTCTGAGACCTGCTTTTATCAAAGAGGGTACGGTCACTGCCGGTAATGCTTCTGGGCTTAATGATGGCGCGAGTGTGACGATCTTAGCTTCCGCTTCCGCCGTCGAGAAATATCAACTTACGCCAATGGCTGAAATTGTCAGTGTTGCACAAGCCGGTGTCGACCCTTCTGTCATGGGGTTAGGGCCGGTACCCGCAAGTGCTCTCGCTTTACAAAGAGCGGGCTTATCTCTGAAAGACATTAATTTACTTGAGCTTAATGAGGCGTTTGCTGCTCAAGCTTTAGGGGTCGTCAAAGGGCTCTCGCTTGAGCATGGTGAGTCAGAAAGTGACATTTTAAAGCGCACTAACTGTAATGGTGGTGCGATTGCACTCGGTCACCCGTTGGGGGCATCAGGTAATCGCATTTTAGTGACGTTATTGTATCAGTTGAAAAATAAAGAACTCGACTATGGCCTTGCCTCACTGTGTGTTGGTGGTGGTATGGGCACAGCCGTAATTGTTAAAACTTGTTAG
- a CDS encoding phasin family protein, producing MYTDFFKTFADQTEKQLAPFVKFNQLMAKNVEQLTELQLNAVKTYSELGLSQIKAASEVKDVSSFTSYSSQQMSTLAKLSEQVSSDSEKFQSIAKEFKEEVEKMTSENLSTVTPA from the coding sequence ATGTATACGGACTTTTTTAAAACATTTGCTGACCAAACTGAAAAACAGCTGGCACCTTTTGTTAAATTTAACCAGTTAATGGCGAAAAATGTAGAACAGTTGACAGAGCTGCAACTCAATGCGGTAAAAACATACTCGGAGCTTGGCTTAAGCCAAATTAAAGCCGCCTCTGAAGTGAAAGATGTTAGTAGCTTTACCTCTTACAGCTCTCAACAAATGAGCACACTGGCGAAGCTTTCTGAACAAGTGTCATCAGATAGCGAGAAGTTTCAATCAATTGCTAAAGAATTCAAAGAAGAAGTTGAAAAGATGACTTCTGAAAATCTTAGCACTGTAACTCCTGCATAA
- the phaC gene encoding class I poly(R)-hydroxyalkanoic acid synthase: protein MFQNFFSDYLSQIQQVNQQWWQDFDQNSSSMSTSFNKAMQDVTIEDTTELFNKASQQPGNLLKVQQQWWEQQLKIWQSILPGEQSPDVIEPEVGDRRFQDQSWQSDPYFKCIQQSYLLFSQSFLSTIEAVEGLDDKVKERLTFFSRQAINALSPSNFIATNPELLKITLDNQGENLVKGMEAFKQDVEQSADVLKIRMTNQQAFDIGTDVASTAGDVVYKNDLIELIQYKPKCEKTLSTPLLIVPPFINKYYILDLREKNSMVNWLLEQGHSVFMISWRNPGKAQANVNFEDYVLDGVVKAVSAIEEITGQEQINAAGYCIGGTVLAMTIAYYAAKRMKRRIKSATFFTTLLDYSQPGEVGAYINDPVIHAIEQQNNALGYMDGRSLSVTFSLLRENSLYWNYYIDNYLKGQRPMDFDLLYWNSDSTNVSAATHNFLLRKLYLENALVQDKGVKIGGVWIDLNKIKVPSYFISTKDDHIALWQGTYRGALKTGGNKVFVLGQSGHIAGIVNHPDKNKYGYWVNDSLEENADEWLGQADYQSGSWWLHWHQWLLGFNQAEWVEHFPTGNENYPVLGPAPGDYVKQTLPIEE, encoded by the coding sequence ATGTTTCAAAATTTCTTCAGTGATTATTTGAGTCAGATTCAACAAGTGAACCAACAGTGGTGGCAGGATTTTGATCAAAATTCCTCTTCAATGTCCACATCATTTAACAAGGCGATGCAAGATGTGACCATTGAAGACACGACTGAACTGTTTAACAAAGCCAGTCAACAACCTGGTAATTTATTGAAAGTTCAGCAGCAGTGGTGGGAGCAACAACTCAAAATTTGGCAGAGTATTTTACCGGGTGAGCAATCACCAGATGTGATAGAGCCTGAAGTCGGTGATCGCCGCTTTCAAGACCAATCTTGGCAAAGCGATCCTTATTTTAAATGCATACAACAGTCCTATCTCTTGTTTAGTCAAAGCTTCTTATCCACTATTGAAGCGGTTGAGGGGCTGGATGATAAAGTCAAAGAGCGATTGACGTTTTTTTCGCGTCAAGCCATCAACGCACTGTCTCCGAGTAATTTTATTGCGACTAACCCTGAACTACTGAAAATTACCCTTGATAATCAAGGGGAAAATTTAGTTAAAGGAATGGAAGCATTTAAGCAAGACGTCGAGCAAAGCGCAGATGTGTTAAAAATTCGCATGACTAACCAACAAGCTTTTGACATTGGCACCGATGTTGCCAGTACGGCTGGTGACGTGGTTTATAAAAACGATTTAATTGAGTTAATCCAATATAAGCCTAAGTGTGAAAAAACGCTCAGTACACCGCTTCTAATCGTCCCGCCATTTATTAACAAGTACTATATTCTCGATCTGCGTGAAAAAAACTCAATGGTGAATTGGTTACTTGAGCAGGGCCACAGTGTCTTTATGATTTCTTGGCGCAACCCAGGAAAAGCGCAGGCTAATGTCAATTTTGAGGATTATGTCCTCGATGGCGTCGTCAAGGCCGTTAGTGCTATAGAAGAGATCACTGGGCAAGAGCAGATCAATGCTGCGGGGTACTGTATAGGTGGTACCGTATTGGCTATGACGATCGCTTATTATGCGGCGAAAAGAATGAAACGTCGTATTAAGTCGGCTACTTTTTTCACGACCTTACTTGATTATAGTCAACCCGGTGAAGTTGGGGCCTATATTAATGATCCCGTGATACATGCTATCGAACAGCAAAATAACGCACTGGGCTACATGGATGGCCGTTCACTGAGTGTGACGTTTAGCTTATTGAGAGAAAATAGTCTCTATTGGAACTATTACATCGATAATTACCTCAAGGGACAAAGGCCGATGGATTTTGATCTCTTGTACTGGAACAGCGACAGTACCAATGTTTCTGCAGCCACTCACAATTTCTTGTTGAGAAAATTGTACTTAGAGAATGCTTTAGTACAAGACAAAGGTGTTAAAATTGGTGGTGTGTGGATTGATTTGAATAAGATTAAAGTCCCTAGTTACTTTATTTCTACCAAAGATGATCACATCGCTCTGTGGCAAGGTACTTACCGAGGGGCATTAAAAACCGGGGGGAATAAGGTTTTTGTATTAGGGCAATCTGGCCATATCGCTGGCATAGTCAATCACCCTGATAAAAATAAATACGGCTATTGGGTTAATGATTCTCTTGAGGAAAATGCTGACGAGTGGTTAGGTCAGGCGGATTATCAGTCGGGGTCTTGGTGGCTTCATTGGCACCAGTGGTTACTTGGCTTTAACCAAGCCGAATGGGTTGAACACTTTCCGACAGGGAATGAAAACTACCCAGTACTTGGTCCCGCTCCCGGAGATTACGTAAAGCAAACCTTGCCTATAGAAGAATGA
- the rsmF gene encoding 16S rRNA (cytosine(1407)-C(5))-methyltransferase RsmF — translation MNPSIQFPPLFLDKMAALLPDANEFNRFLEVSQRPLRKSIRINTLKVTPSQFIERAKQKGWHLDPIPWCEHGFWIEEQNQTPLGNSAEHMSGWFYIQEASSMLPVTALFQNQNNYQTILDCAAAPGSKTTQIAAQMNNQGLLIANEYSASRLKVLHSNIERCGVVNTALTHFDASIFKDWLPEAFDAVLLDAPCSGEGTVRKDADALKNWSQASCLSIAETQKQLIESAFHALKPGGRLVYSTCTLSPEENQQICQYLLEVFGDAVSIDPLTSLFPQCENALTKEGYLHVFPQTFDSEGFFIARFTKNTSTMTGTNKTKKGKLPFTQATRGQKQAISEQLQRDFELTLPEHLELWFRDKEVWLFPSSINPLLNKVRFSRIGIKIAETYNKGVRWKHQLATCLGHHIAPSHCCELSTEEAREWFMGRDVRPAITGKGEVLVTYQGMVLGLGKWVSNRIKNGLPRELVRDNNLF, via the coding sequence TTGAATCCGAGTATCCAATTTCCCCCCCTTTTTCTTGATAAGATGGCGGCACTGCTGCCAGATGCAAATGAATTCAATCGCTTTCTGGAAGTGAGCCAGCGCCCTTTAAGAAAAAGTATTCGGATCAACACACTAAAAGTGACCCCGTCACAATTTATCGAGCGTGCAAAACAAAAAGGCTGGCATTTAGATCCAATCCCTTGGTGCGAACACGGTTTCTGGATTGAAGAACAAAATCAAACACCACTAGGCAACAGCGCAGAGCATATGTCAGGGTGGTTTTATATTCAAGAAGCCAGCTCCATGCTACCAGTCACGGCACTGTTTCAAAATCAGAACAATTACCAAACGATACTCGATTGTGCAGCAGCCCCTGGCTCAAAGACAACGCAAATAGCCGCGCAAATGAATAATCAAGGCCTCTTAATCGCCAACGAATATTCTGCCAGTCGGTTAAAAGTCCTGCACTCGAACATCGAGCGCTGTGGCGTTGTCAACACCGCTCTCACACACTTTGATGCCAGTATTTTTAAAGACTGGCTACCTGAGGCCTTCGATGCGGTATTACTCGACGCGCCCTGCTCCGGTGAAGGCACGGTACGCAAAGATGCCGATGCGTTGAAAAACTGGTCTCAGGCATCATGTCTCTCTATTGCTGAGACTCAAAAGCAACTGATTGAAAGTGCATTTCACGCCCTAAAACCAGGTGGTCGATTAGTGTATTCAACTTGCACTTTAAGCCCTGAAGAAAACCAACAGATTTGCCAATATTTATTAGAGGTATTTGGAGATGCGGTTTCTATTGATCCTCTCACATCGCTTTTCCCGCAATGTGAAAATGCACTGACCAAAGAGGGATACTTGCACGTTTTTCCACAAACTTTTGATAGTGAAGGTTTTTTCATAGCTCGATTTACAAAAAACACTTCAACCATGACCGGCACCAACAAAACGAAGAAAGGTAAACTTCCCTTCACTCAAGCCACTCGTGGTCAAAAACAGGCTATTTCAGAGCAACTTCAACGCGATTTTGAATTAACGTTGCCCGAACATCTAGAACTGTGGTTCAGAGACAAAGAAGTGTGGCTCTTTCCAAGCTCAATAAATCCACTACTCAACAAAGTTCGCTTTTCTCGTATTGGAATTAAAATAGCGGAGACCTACAACAAAGGCGTTCGCTGGAAGCATCAGTTGGCAACCTGCCTTGGTCATCATATCGCACCTTCACATTGTTGTGAGTTGTCGACAGAAGAAGCGCGTGAATGGTTTATGGGCCGAGATGTTCGCCCTGCCATAACGGGTAAAGGTGAGGTACTTGTGACTTACCAAGGTATGGTTCTTGGACTGGGTAAATGGGTAAGTAATCGAATTAAAAATGGCTTACCAAGGGAATTAGTTCGCGATAATAATCTTTTCTAA
- a CDS encoding PqiB family protein, with protein sequence MSSHYSPQVRKGIPLSPLWLLPLVALGLAVWLIYQSIHDAGERIQINFTEAQGLVAGRTPVKYQGLEVGMVRSINLSNDLGSIYADVDIYPEATQLLGENTKFWLVKPTASLSGISGLDALVSGNYISIYPGEASEDFPQMFKALTQAPKDIEASQGLNISLKAEDLGGLAVGSKVYYKKIPIGEVYSYQLDEQDNSVILQASIDNKYRHLINDKSRFWNMSGISTEIGLSGINVQMQSISGLISGAIAVDSPDHGTEHEKYPVFTLFPDLRTAGRGIPIHINLPSEHGINSSGAPIMYKGIEVGEITDVTLDGNQTLASAAIQPAFTDLLSSDSQFVLEEAEVSLSGVKNLGNLLRGNYISVIPGKNNDNSRDFIALRKADYLEKQPGSRIVTLSAENTYGIENGANVLYKGIKVGQVVKLSLNKTSPARNVEIRVLINSEYTPLLKTDNRFFVTNNINAAIDDGGLSLSMPPLRQLVVGTISFTSEGKISNQTQYHLFQSELQSKLAKQEQSGFSHFTLEAKTLPSIQVGSPILYKNIAVGRVDQYQLTANGVNIDIKIDNAYRHLINDNTVFWARSGLEFNASAAGVSLKASPLQALLKGGIEFDTLPDIENKTDNAWKLYNDQQAAKDYGTNVSFIVTAQQQVSVGMDIRSQGITIGRITELTPDFQQGKTIANARIFPKFSALFTTQGTQYWLAKPEIGIQGIKNVDAIIQPYINASPSVTDKNAKQTRFALLTTQPLEGSATFTLQSANKGSLSVGTPVLYRGIQVGRVSQIQLGHLSDRIISTIEVQREYAYLIRENSVFWNASGIDISLGLSGAQIRAGTLDSVLKGGIAFSTPEESLQPQAQSGRSFLLHEHVQEAWLTWQTAIPNPN encoded by the coding sequence ATGAGCTCACACTACTCACCTCAAGTGCGAAAAGGGATCCCGTTATCCCCATTATGGTTACTGCCTTTAGTCGCACTCGGTCTCGCTGTTTGGTTAATTTATCAATCAATCCACGACGCCGGCGAACGCATTCAAATTAACTTTACCGAAGCACAAGGACTTGTGGCGGGTAGAACGCCCGTTAAATATCAAGGCCTAGAAGTAGGCATGGTGCGCTCAATTAATCTGTCTAATGACCTCGGTAGTATTTATGCCGATGTCGATATCTATCCGGAAGCCACCCAGTTACTCGGTGAGAATACTAAGTTTTGGTTAGTTAAGCCCACGGCAAGCTTATCCGGTATTTCTGGTTTAGATGCTTTAGTATCAGGCAATTACATTTCGATTTACCCAGGAGAAGCATCAGAAGATTTTCCCCAAATGTTTAAAGCCTTAACCCAAGCACCAAAAGACATCGAAGCTTCACAAGGTTTAAACATTTCACTCAAAGCTGAGGATTTAGGTGGCTTAGCCGTTGGCTCAAAAGTTTACTACAAAAAAATCCCCATTGGTGAAGTCTACAGCTATCAACTTGATGAGCAAGATAACTCGGTTATTTTACAAGCCAGTATCGACAACAAGTATCGCCACCTCATCAATGATAAAAGCCGTTTTTGGAATATGAGCGGCATAAGTACAGAAATCGGTCTTAGTGGTATTAACGTACAGATGCAAAGTATTAGTGGCTTAATTTCAGGGGCCATCGCGGTTGATTCACCTGATCACGGAACCGAGCATGAAAAGTACCCTGTTTTTACGTTATTTCCCGACTTGCGAACAGCTGGGCGTGGTATTCCTATCCACATTAATTTGCCATCTGAACACGGCATCAACAGTAGTGGCGCTCCGATCATGTATAAAGGCATTGAAGTCGGCGAAATTACCGATGTAACACTTGATGGTAATCAAACCCTGGCTTCTGCAGCGATCCAACCTGCCTTTACAGATCTTTTATCCAGTGACAGTCAGTTTGTCTTAGAAGAAGCGGAAGTTTCCCTTTCAGGAGTAAAAAATCTCGGCAATTTGTTACGCGGTAACTACATCAGTGTGATACCTGGAAAAAATAACGACAACAGCCGAGATTTTATCGCTTTACGAAAAGCCGATTACCTCGAAAAGCAACCTGGCAGCCGTATTGTTACCCTCAGTGCGGAAAATACTTACGGCATAGAAAATGGCGCCAATGTCTTGTACAAAGGGATAAAAGTCGGCCAAGTTGTGAAACTATCACTGAATAAGACCAGCCCTGCTCGCAACGTGGAGATCCGCGTTCTCATTAATAGTGAATACACGCCATTACTTAAAACCGACAACCGCTTTTTTGTCACGAATAATATTAACGCTGCGATTGACGATGGCGGCTTAAGTCTTTCTATGCCGCCATTGCGCCAATTGGTGGTTGGCACAATAAGCTTCACCAGCGAAGGCAAAATCAGCAATCAAACTCAGTATCACCTCTTTCAAAGCGAACTTCAGTCTAAGCTTGCCAAACAAGAACAAAGCGGTTTTAGCCATTTCACACTTGAAGCGAAAACGCTGCCAAGTATCCAGGTGGGCAGTCCTATTCTCTACAAGAACATTGCTGTTGGGCGTGTTGATCAGTACCAACTGACTGCCAACGGCGTCAACATTGATATAAAAATTGACAATGCCTATCGCCACTTAATCAATGATAATACCGTTTTTTGGGCGCGTTCAGGATTGGAATTTAATGCTTCTGCCGCTGGTGTTTCTCTCAAAGCGTCACCGCTACAAGCGTTACTCAAAGGAGGGATCGAATTTGATACTCTTCCAGATATTGAAAATAAGACCGACAACGCCTGGAAGTTATACAACGATCAACAGGCCGCTAAAGATTACGGTACGAACGTCAGCTTTATCGTTACCGCCCAACAACAAGTGAGTGTCGGTATGGATATTCGCTCGCAAGGGATCACGATTGGTCGTATTACAGAATTGACCCCAGACTTTCAGCAAGGAAAAACCATTGCGAACGCGCGTATTTTCCCTAAATTCTCTGCCTTATTTACCACACAAGGCACCCAATATTGGTTGGCAAAGCCTGAAATTGGCATTCAAGGGATAAAAAATGTGGACGCAATTATCCAGCCTTACATCAATGCTTCTCCCTCAGTGACGGACAAAAATGCGAAACAAACGCGTTTTGCATTGCTCACCACGCAACCTTTAGAAGGCTCCGCAACGTTTACCTTACAAAGTGCTAATAAAGGCTCACTTTCAGTCGGTACACCTGTACTTTATCGAGGTATTCAAGTCGGGCGCGTTAGCCAAATACAACTAGGACATTTATCAGACCGAATTATATCGACCATCGAGGTCCAACGAGAATACGCGTATCTGATCAGAGAAAACAGCGTGTTTTGGAATGCCTCAGGGATTGATATTTCTCTTGGTCTGAGTGGCGCACAAATTCGGGCCGGAACCCTCGATAGTGTGCTAAAAGGAGGGATCGCTTTCTCAACCCCCGAAGAGTCCTTACAGCCACAGGCGCAATCTGGTCGTTCATTTTTACTGCATGAACACGTCCAAGAGGCTTGGTTAACTTGGCAAACCGCGATTCCCAACCCAAACTAA
- a CDS encoding paraquat-inducible protein A: MSDLKHTTSIHKHCHGCHLPVTQPKLKNGQSAICPRCRSLLYRGGEASLDGNLAIAITCLMLFLPSCYYHFIHIHLLGMDIKATLLTGIWGMFKADFDFLAIVVLFCSLIAPLIVCASVITAHYAFHKRSFRLLRNSMTALKHMKHWMMIDVYLVSVAIACFKLRDYADIFIGPALYCLVLLQILTILLIIRARPSQYWQHWKHERNYQFEQFDYHCLECNLSQPTGSHCARCHAAQHKIKPNVFSHTWAYLLTALFALIPANYLAISVFTTNGQRAEDTIFSGITTLVGNGFYGIAAIIFIASIAVPVAKVIGLLFILIVTHCWPHLWQKERMAIYFVVKWIGKWSVMDLFVISIMMTLIDRGQILNFMPGIGAVAFAFVVIFTMLAAESFDPRVIWGYSQTNTQHGK; this comes from the coding sequence GTGTCAGATTTAAAACACACGACATCAATTCACAAGCATTGTCACGGCTGCCACCTGCCCGTGACTCAACCAAAATTAAAAAATGGCCAATCTGCTATTTGCCCTCGATGTCGAAGCTTACTGTATCGCGGTGGTGAAGCATCGCTTGATGGTAATCTAGCCATTGCCATTACCTGTCTGATGCTTTTTTTGCCAAGTTGTTACTACCATTTCATTCACATACATCTGTTGGGTATGGATATTAAAGCCACCTTACTCACTGGTATTTGGGGGATGTTTAAAGCCGATTTTGACTTCTTAGCCATCGTCGTCTTATTTTGCAGCCTTATTGCACCTTTGATCGTTTGTGCATCGGTGATCACTGCGCACTATGCTTTTCACAAACGCAGTTTTCGACTTTTAAGAAACTCGATGACGGCTCTCAAGCACATGAAACATTGGATGATGATCGATGTCTATTTGGTGAGTGTTGCCATTGCCTGTTTTAAACTTCGAGATTATGCTGATATCTTTATTGGCCCAGCCCTTTACTGCTTGGTTTTACTACAAATCCTCACGATTTTATTAATCATAAGAGCAAGGCCAAGCCAGTATTGGCAGCATTGGAAACACGAGCGCAACTATCAATTCGAACAATTTGACTACCATTGCTTAGAGTGCAATTTATCCCAACCAACAGGTAGCCATTGTGCGCGTTGCCACGCGGCGCAACACAAAATCAAACCGAATGTGTTTAGTCATACATGGGCATATTTATTGACGGCTTTGTTTGCCCTAATCCCTGCAAACTATCTTGCTATTTCGGTGTTTACCACTAATGGACAGCGCGCTGAAGACACTATTTTTTCTGGAATTACAACACTGGTCGGCAATGGCTTTTACGGCATTGCCGCTATCATATTTATTGCATCCATCGCGGTCCCCGTAGCAAAAGTTATCGGTTTATTGTTTATTTTGATTGTAACCCACTGCTGGCCGCACCTTTGGCAAAAAGAACGCATGGCGATTTATTTTGTTGTCAAATGGATTGGTAAGTGGTCTGTTATGGACTTATTCGTTATCTCGATAATGATGACTTTGATTGATCGCGGTCAAATTTTAAATTTTATGCCAGGGATAGGAGCGGTCGCCTTTGCGTTCGTCGTTATTTTTACTATGCTGGCAGCTGAAAGTTTTGATCCAAGAGTCATTTGGGGCTACTCACAAACTAACACTCAACACGGAAAATAA
- a CDS encoding GAF domain-containing protein, with protein sequence MTFEQYQSLTKQAVALIDGESNLIANLSNISALLSMSLDNLNWVGFYLLDGEEQLVLGPFQGKPACVRIPVGKGVCGTAVANQRVERVENVHDFVGHIACDAQSNAEIVIPFSLNGKIAGVLDIDSPVIGRFSDVDEQGLTYLMTEIEKLLNSHTNAA encoded by the coding sequence ATGACTTTTGAGCAATACCAATCTCTGACTAAACAAGCCGTCGCTTTGATTGATGGTGAGAGTAACTTGATTGCAAACCTCTCAAACATCAGTGCTTTGTTATCGATGAGCTTGGATAATCTTAATTGGGTTGGGTTTTATTTACTCGACGGTGAAGAACAATTAGTACTGGGGCCTTTTCAAGGAAAACCCGCTTGTGTACGCATTCCCGTTGGCAAAGGCGTTTGTGGTACTGCCGTGGCTAATCAACGTGTTGAGCGTGTCGAAAACGTCCACGACTTTGTAGGACACATCGCTTGTGATGCACAGAGTAACGCCGAAATCGTGATACCGTTTTCTCTTAATGGTAAAATTGCAGGCGTACTTGATATTGATAGCCCTGTGATCGGTCGCTTTTCCGACGTAGATGAGCAAGGGTTGACTTATCTGATGACAGAAATCGAGAAATTGCTTAATTCGCACACGAATGCCGCATAA